The Candidatus Binatus sp. DNA segment GACAGATGATACGCATCGACGTTGCGGGTGACGTTCTTCTCGACTTTCTTCGCGGTGTCGGTCAAATAGGCCATGTCGATCTCGACGTCGAAATGGCCCGAGTTGCTGAGGAACGCGCCGTCACGCATCAGGCCGAAATGAACCGACGAGAGCACGTGCTTGTCGCCGGTGGCGGTGATGAAGATGTCGGCGACTTTCGCAGCGTCGATCATTTTCATCACGCGGAAACCGTCCATCGCGGCTTCGAGCGCGCGAATCGGATCGACTTCGGTTACGATCACGTCGGCACCGAGTCCGCGAGCGCGCGATGCGATACCGCGGCCGCAATAGCCGTAGCCTGCGACGACGATGACCGAGCCGGCGATAAGCACGCCGGTCGCGCGGATGATTCCGTCGAGCGTAGATTGGCCGGTGCCGTAGCGATTGTCGAACAGATGCTTGGTTTGCGCGTCGTTCACTGCCACGACGGGGATTTTCAGCGCGCCGTCCTTGGCCATCGCACGCAGCCGGATGACGCCGGTGGTGGTCTCCTCCATGCTCGCTTTGACCTGCTCGGCAAGGCTCGCGTATTCGGTGTGGAGGAGACTTACGAGATCGGCGCCGTCGTCCATCGTGATGGTGGGATGGCGTTCGAGCACTGCGCGCAGATGGCTGTAATAGGTATCGCGATCCTCGCCGTGAATTGCGTAGGTGGGGATGTCGTACTGATCGACCAGTGCGGCGGCGACATCATCCTGGGTCGAGAGCGGATTCGAGGCGCAGGCGAACACCTCGGCGCCGCCCGCTTTCAAAGCGCGCAGCAGGTTGGCGGTTTCACAGGTGATATGCAGACAGGCTCCGAGGCGCTGGCCCTTCAGCGGCAGTTCCTTGGCAAAACGATCGCGGATTCGCCGCAACACGGGCATCTGCTTGTCGGCCCATTCGATTCGCTTGCGGCCCGCTTCCGCGAGTCCGAGATCGTGAACATCGTATTCCGGCAGGGTGGAGTTGGCGCGGGCTTTGGGCATGACTTTACGCTTGGCGGCAGTCGTCGACATCTTGGTAAATCTCCGGGAAATCTTTCGTTGTTGAGGCGTGCGGATCCGGCTAGCGGCCGTTTCGACCGAACGCATTCTTAAGTTGCTCGGCCATGTCGGTGCGCTCCCACGGGAAAAATCCGTCCACGGGAGGACGGCCGAAATGCCCGTACGCGGCGGTCGATTGATAGATTGGGCGCTTTAGATTCAAGGTTTTGATAATGCCCGCGGGGCGAAAATCGAACAGCTCGCGCAGCGTGGCCGAGAGCTTTTCTTCGGACACCGTGCCGGTATCGAACGTATCGATCAGCAGCGAGACTGGTTCAGCGACGCCGATCGCGTAAGCGACCTGGATTTCGCATTTGGTCGCGAGGCCGGCTGCGACGACGGTTTTCGCGACGTGGCGCGCCATGTAGCAAGCCGAGCGATCTACTTTGCTCGGGTCTTTGCCCGAGAACGCGCCGCCACCGTGACGGCCGTAGCCGCCGTAAGTATCGACGATGATCTTGCGGCCGGTGAGTCCGCAATCGCCGTGCGGTCCGCCGATTACGAAGCTGCCGGTCGGGTTGACGTGATACACCGTGTCGCGCGTGAGGTACTGCGCGGGGATGGTCTTTTTGATCACTTCTTCGATCATCGATTCGCGAATCGTTTGGTACTTCACGTTAGGCGAATGCTGAGTCGAGATGACGAC contains these protein-coding regions:
- the metK gene encoding methionine adenosyltransferase — translated: MPLKNFLFTSESVSEGHPDKMCDQISDAVLDALLKEDPNSRVALETLTKTGLIVLAGEITSKGHPDFVDIARKTAIGIGYDNADVGFDGNMCAVLTAIEPQSPDISQGVTEGEGLHKEQGAGDQGLMFGFACDETPERMPLPIAMAHRLMENLTRMRKSKKVDFLRPDAKSQVTVRYVDNRPVEVTAVVISTQHSPNVKYQTIRESMIEEVIKKTIPAQYLTRDTVYHVNPTGSFVIGGPHGDCGLTGRKIIVDTYGGYGRHGGGAFSGKDPSKVDRSACYMARHVAKTVVAAGLATKCEIQVAYAIGVAEPVSLLIDTFDTGTVSEEKLSATLRELFDFRPAGIIKTLNLKRPIYQSTAAYGHFGRPPVDGFFPWERTDMAEQLKNAFGRNGR
- the ahcY gene encoding adenosylhomocysteinase, which encodes MPKARANSTLPEYDVHDLGLAEAGRKRIEWADKQMPVLRRIRDRFAKELPLKGQRLGACLHITCETANLLRALKAGGAEVFACASNPLSTQDDVAAALVDQYDIPTYAIHGEDRDTYYSHLRAVLERHPTITMDDGADLVSLLHTEYASLAEQVKASMEETTTGVIRLRAMAKDGALKIPVVAVNDAQTKHLFDNRYGTGQSTLDGIIRATGVLIAGSVIVVAGYGYCGRGIASRARGLGADVIVTEVDPIRALEAAMDGFRVMKMIDAAKVADIFITATGDKHVLSSVHFGLMRDGAFLSNSGHFDVEIDMAYLTDTAKKVEKNVTRNVDAYHLSNGRVVYVLGEGRLVNLACAEGHPAQVMDMSFATQAMASEWAAKAKHLEIKVHEVPVEIEQDVAAVKLAAMGIKLDTLTAEQKKYLASWESGT